The following proteins come from a genomic window of Nothobranchius furzeri strain GRZ-AD chromosome 1, NfurGRZ-RIMD1, whole genome shotgun sequence:
- the LOC107379313 gene encoding F-box/LRR-repeat protein 12, with protein sequence MDEFKACNLDYFPENILIDVLSYLSVKELVRAGRVCKRWKRLVKDQRLWKTVDLTSWKGVTSRILWVLLRQYLGCGLRCLRLRGLLLSARGGTFLSESWLKALSTRCPRLSKLYLLHTDLRSLPNCLVFPRTLRVLELRGCELPRGFFNQSSSNSATHPPGKAEATSSAPHQGRDQKGTGLGSPLGVCIEKLILNNVPSFTDQHLQSLTSWQRLSQLELRDTFRITANGLRNCAAKDGLSGVEGLSRLKFLEIGITGRQGYQLQMASLGLGAGWIGLEELSLGGKEVGPGLLCASRLKDLKHLCLWACKLSELQIVRSCRMLRGLRRLEFLDVIFQPIQNPQVEEEQEGNDEQPDKEEGADANMNDDNMAPDVNEPFPSLRRSLAVLLPSCSLVFTNCSVQIISD encoded by the exons atGGACGAATTTAAAGCCTGTAATCTGGACTACTTTCCCGAGAACATTTTGATAGATGTTTTGTCATACCTGAGCGTCAAAGAGCTTGTCAGAGCTGGAAG GGTGTGCAAAAGATGGAAACGCCTTGTTAAAGACCAAAGACTGTGGAAAACTGTCGACTTGACCTCATGGAAGGGG GTGACATCCCGCATCCTTTGGGTCCTGCTGCGTCAGTACCTTGGTTGTGGACTAAGATGCCTTCGCTTGCGAGGTTTGCTGCTGTCAGCCCGAGGCGGCACCTTTCTCTCTGAGTCTTGGCTCAAAGCTTTGTCCACAAGATGTCCCCGTCTGAGTAAGCTCTACCTTCTGCATACAGACCTGAGAAGTCTACCTAACTGCCTGGTTTTCCCTCGAACTTTGAGAGTGCTGGAGCTGCGTGGTTGTGAGTTGCCTCGGGGTTTTTTCAACCAAAGCTCTTCTAATTCAGCCACTCATCCCCCTGGCAAAGCAGAAGCCACTTCTAGTGCTCCTCATCAAGGAAGGGATCAGAAAGGAACAGGGCTTGGCTCTCCTCTGGGAGTTTGTATTGAGAAGTTAATCCTCAACAATGTGCCCTCTTTCACAGACCAGCATCTGCAGAGTCTAACATCGTGGCAGAGGCTAAGTCAACTGGAGTTGCGTGACACTTTTCGTATAACAGCTAATGGGCTTCGAAATTGTGCAGCCAAGGATGGTCTCTCGGGGGTAGAAGGGCTCTCACGGCTGAAATTTCTTGAAATAGGAATTACGGGACGACAAGGATACCAGTTACAGATGGCCTCCCTTGGACTAGGGGCAGGGTGGATTGGACTGGAGGAGCTGAGTCTTGGTGGTAAGGAGGTGGGGCCGGGTTTGCTCTGTGCCAGCCGTCTGAAGGACCTGAAGCATTTGTGCCTTTGGGCCTGCAAGCTCAGTGAGTTGCAGATTGTGCGGAGCTGCAGGATGCTTCGAGGATTGCGTCGGCTGGAGTTTTTGGACGTGATCTTTCAGCCCATTCAGAATCCTCAAGTAGAAGAGGAACAAGAAGGTAATGATGAACAACCAGACAAAGAGGAAGGTGCAGATGCAAATATGAATGATGACAATATGGCACCAGATGTGAATGAACCTTTCCCAAGTCTGCGGCGCTCACTAGCTGTCCTGCTGCCATCTTGCTCTCTGGTTTTCACCAACTGTTCTGTTCAGATTATTTCAGACTGA